From the Acaryochloris thomasi RCC1774 genome, one window contains:
- a CDS encoding cupin domain-containing protein, whose product MIIDPHQVTVETGSSYPEIFESAVAGRIKQRLGNAAGLKNFGVNLTRLAPGSRSALRHWHSHQDEFIYVLQGAITLVTGEGEQVLRAGMAAGFPAGTEDGHHLINRSDTDVAYLEVGDRTAQDRVSYPDNDLVAVQTELGWKFSHRDGAPYL is encoded by the coding sequence ATGATCATTGATCCGCATCAAGTAACCGTAGAAACAGGCTCTAGTTATCCTGAGATATTTGAGTCTGCTGTAGCTGGGCGAATCAAGCAGCGGTTGGGTAATGCTGCAGGTTTGAAAAATTTTGGTGTTAACCTAACGCGGTTGGCGCCGGGTAGCCGTTCAGCGCTACGCCATTGGCATAGTCATCAAGATGAGTTCATCTACGTGCTTCAGGGAGCGATAACCTTGGTCACTGGCGAAGGCGAACAAGTCTTAAGAGCAGGGATGGCGGCGGGGTTCCCAGCGGGCACTGAAGATGGTCACCATCTAATCAACCGCTCTGATACTGACGTTGCATATCTCGAGGTGGGAGATCGCACGGCACAAGATCGCGTAAGCTACCCTGATAACGATCTGGTTGCCGTTCAAACAGAGTTGGGCTGGAAGTTTAGCCATCGAGATGGGGCGCCTTATCTTTAG
- a CDS encoding FHA domain-containing protein produces the protein MRIQLIWTDPGSGQVYQPVFALPIALGRSFGLMPGSLDGQAVSRVVLADDQVEIYHALLKEQDGSVAIEGQANASLSVNGIAFSSAPLQEGDLIQIGPFELEFKLPAEDTLPPVAPVEAVPQSPPSAAGEDLQPPSAAGIPNPVSMSGASGFDELASGLSSAAGESVAGNWRCDRKVGFLFKRPCERTTPQGCPYCRNGQANNDPYFYDYDLYPNYGRYGRGYWGYSYYRDRDRYAYNSDSRNVDFTEADAASFEDETDTDYETSFGDS, from the coding sequence ATGCGTATTCAACTAATTTGGACTGATCCGGGCAGCGGGCAAGTCTATCAGCCCGTGTTTGCTTTGCCCATTGCCCTCGGACGTAGCTTTGGCTTGATGCCGGGGTCTCTCGATGGACAGGCGGTTAGCCGGGTTGTGCTGGCCGATGATCAGGTGGAGATTTATCATGCACTGCTTAAAGAGCAGGATGGGTCTGTTGCGATTGAGGGGCAAGCCAATGCGTCTCTGAGCGTGAACGGCATTGCTTTTAGTTCTGCACCGTTACAGGAGGGCGATCTGATCCAGATCGGCCCCTTTGAGCTGGAGTTCAAGCTCCCGGCTGAAGATACCCTGCCGCCGGTTGCTCCCGTTGAGGCTGTGCCGCAGAGTCCCCCCTCGGCTGCTGGCGAAGACCTGCAGCCTCCGTCGGCGGCTGGAATCCCTAATCCAGTGTCAATGAGTGGGGCGAGTGGGTTTGATGAATTGGCCTCGGGGCTATCCTCGGCTGCAGGGGAGAGTGTTGCTGGGAACTGGAGATGCGATCGCAAAGTGGGCTTCCTGTTCAAGCGTCCCTGTGAGCGCACGACACCTCAGGGCTGCCCCTACTGTCGCAATGGTCAGGCTAACAACGATCCCTACTTTTACGACTATGATCTTTACCCCAACTATGGACGCTATGGTCGGGGCTATTGGGGCTACAGCTATTATCGTGATCGCGATCGCTACGCCTACAACAGCGATTCACGGAATGTAGACTTTACTGAAGCCGATGCTGCCAGCTTTGAAGATGAAACGGATACCGACTATGAAACCAGCTTTGGTGATAGCTAG
- the accD gene encoding acetyl-CoA carboxylase, carboxyltransferase subunit beta, producing the protein MSLFDWFANRQKSSPAPQAQPERDIADGLWTKCESCSALTYTKDLQTNLMVCVECNHHMRVFSDERIHQLIDDGTWSAMDEDLIACDPLKFKDRKAYCERLQDYQEKTGLRDAVQTGLGLMEGLPVALGVMDFRFMGGSMGSVVGEKLTRLIEQATQDRRPIIIVCASGGARMQEGMLSLMQMAKTSAALERHRAHHFLYIPVLTHPTTGGVTASFAMLGDMILAEPKATIGFAGRRVVEQTLREKLPDDFQTAEYLLDHGFVDAIVQRPQLKATLARLIRIHQPLPKVSDMPKGQMNPAAEHIGR; encoded by the coding sequence ATGTCCTTATTTGACTGGTTTGCAAATCGTCAAAAATCAAGTCCTGCACCACAGGCGCAACCCGAGCGAGATATCGCTGACGGGCTATGGACGAAGTGTGAGTCCTGCAGCGCATTGACCTACACAAAAGACTTACAGACGAACCTCATGGTCTGTGTAGAATGCAATCACCACATGCGTGTCTTCAGCGATGAGCGTATTCATCAGCTGATTGATGACGGAACTTGGTCAGCAATGGATGAAGATTTAATCGCCTGCGATCCGCTCAAGTTCAAAGACCGCAAGGCTTACTGCGAGAGGCTGCAGGACTATCAAGAGAAAACCGGACTGCGGGATGCAGTGCAGACCGGCTTGGGACTGATGGAAGGCCTACCCGTAGCATTGGGGGTCATGGACTTCCGGTTCATGGGAGGGAGTATGGGATCGGTTGTGGGTGAAAAGTTAACGCGACTCATTGAACAAGCCACTCAGGACCGTCGCCCGATCATCATTGTTTGCGCCTCAGGGGGAGCAAGAATGCAGGAGGGAATGTTGAGTTTGATGCAGATGGCAAAAACCTCAGCCGCACTAGAGCGACATCGAGCCCATCACTTTCTTTATATCCCCGTTTTGACCCATCCTACGACGGGTGGAGTGACGGCTAGCTTTGCCATGCTGGGGGATATGATTCTAGCTGAGCCTAAGGCGACGATTGGTTTTGCCGGACGCAGAGTGGTGGAGCAAACGCTGCGAGAGAAGCTACCCGATGACTTCCAGACCGCTGAATATTTGCTGGATCACGGCTTTGTTGATGCCATTGTACAGCGCCCACAACTGAAGGCCACGCTAGCGCGATTGATTCGAATTCACCAGCCTTTACCCAAGGTTTCAGATATGCCTAAGGGGCAGATGAATCCTGCTGCAGAGCATATTGGACGCTAA
- the psbV gene encoding photosystem II cytochrome c-550 — translation MLKRYMLLAVATVFLAFQLLTGSANAVEITEAVRTVSADASGATVTASLDDLANGERKFNFACSICHTGGDTKTNPTLNLSTGSLEGANPSRNNVAALVDYMNNPTTYDGLEEIAELHPSTQSADVFPAMRNLNDEDLVDVAQYILVQPNIKGESWGGGKSTR, via the coding sequence ATGCTGAAAAGATACATGTTGCTGGCGGTGGCTACAGTCTTCTTGGCGTTCCAATTGTTGACGGGTAGTGCAAATGCTGTAGAAATTACCGAAGCCGTTCGGACAGTCTCTGCAGATGCCAGCGGGGCTACAGTGACCGCGAGCCTAGATGACCTGGCTAACGGTGAGCGCAAATTCAACTTTGCCTGCTCAATCTGCCATACCGGTGGCGACACAAAAACAAATCCAACCCTCAATCTGTCAACAGGGTCATTAGAAGGTGCAAACCCTTCTCGCAATAATGTGGCTGCGTTAGTCGACTACATGAATAATCCAACCACGTATGACGGTTTAGAAGAGATTGCTGAACTGCATCCCAGCACTCAGAGTGCAGATGTATTCCCTGCAATGCGAAATCTAAATGACGAAGATTTAGTCGATGTAGCTCAGTACATCTTGGTACAGCCCAATATTAAAGGCGAATCATGGGGCGGCGGTAAATCCACTCGCTAA
- a CDS encoding response regulator, with amino-acid sequence MKQEIDVEIKGQLTSNTPPKAILSQLVASSSSGILEVVSCDAVWRIYVEGGQLVFASHSINPSDVLDRHLKDFSRIVPAINQKIKQDVRALSNRYDARQDLPFSYQAIRWLQDQNYLNTEQVMLLIKRLSQEALESYLLLVAGDYRFISRSSSLDPMSRLDLLLLVQECQYRIKAWRDLGPEIWSPYQGLYYFSQSELQRQSGSEKLEKYGGVLRGFSFRKLAVILGQDELSLAQDLYSEITEKTIILREPIAPYHLFPRFSDRFPSSDPNLSGDVSYNPQEFADQFLIENKTGSMSQYTVICIDDSPAILKMVQRYLIQEKLCPILIDDPIKALVKVIKSNPSLILLDVEMPRMDGYDLCRMLRKHPQLKDTPIIMVTGRSGFINRAKAKVVGATDYLTKPFDSSELSNKVFRYLESA; translated from the coding sequence GTGAAGCAAGAAATAGACGTAGAGATCAAAGGTCAACTGACGAGCAACACACCGCCAAAGGCTATTCTGAGCCAGCTTGTCGCATCATCAAGCAGCGGCATTTTAGAAGTTGTAAGCTGTGATGCGGTCTGGCGAATTTACGTTGAAGGGGGGCAGCTCGTATTTGCGAGCCATTCAATCAATCCTTCGGATGTATTAGACCGGCATCTAAAGGACTTTAGCCGTATCGTACCTGCCATTAATCAGAAAATTAAGCAAGACGTTCGGGCGCTATCTAATCGCTACGATGCTCGGCAAGATCTACCGTTTAGCTATCAAGCGATTCGCTGGCTCCAGGATCAGAATTACTTGAATACGGAGCAGGTCATGCTCCTGATTAAGCGACTGTCACAGGAAGCTCTCGAATCATATTTACTGCTTGTGGCAGGAGACTATCGATTTATTAGTCGTTCGTCCTCTTTAGATCCGATGAGTCGCTTAGACCTGTTGCTTCTGGTTCAAGAGTGTCAATATCGCATCAAAGCCTGGAGAGATCTAGGTCCTGAAATTTGGTCTCCCTATCAGGGACTCTATTACTTCAGCCAAAGTGAGCTTCAGCGCCAGTCTGGTTCTGAGAAGCTCGAAAAATACGGTGGCGTTCTCAGGGGCTTCAGCTTTCGAAAGTTGGCGGTGATTCTAGGACAGGACGAGCTGTCCTTGGCCCAGGATTTATATTCTGAAATCACGGAGAAAACGATTATCCTGAGGGAGCCGATTGCACCTTATCACTTGTTCCCTAGATTCTCGGATAGATTCCCTAGCTCAGATCCAAACTTAAGCGGTGATGTCTCTTATAATCCTCAGGAATTTGCAGATCAATTCTTGATTGAGAACAAAACTGGCTCCATGAGTCAATACACCGTTATCTGTATTGACGATAGCCCTGCCATTCTGAAGATGGTACAGAGATATTTGATCCAAGAGAAGCTCTGTCCAATCTTAATTGACGACCCCATTAAGGCGTTGGTCAAGGTCATCAAATCGAATCCTAGCTTGATCTTGCTGGATGTTGAAATGCCTCGAATGGATGGCTACGATCTCTGTCGAATGTTGCGTAAACATCCTCAGCTCAAAGACACGCCGATTATTATGGTGACGGGCAGGAGCGGTTTCATCAATCGCGCGAAAGCGAAGGTTGTCGGTGCCACGGACTATTTGACCAAGCCTTTTGATTCCTCTGAACTGTCCAATAAGGTCTTTAGATATCTAGAGTCTGCCTAG
- a CDS encoding glycosyltransferase family 4 protein, producing MPDFPLAYISFDIVPAPKGAAVHIEAFTGAIANQFGPLHLVSVSPTPEEILSHQRWPGVYHTALPALGKTLLDRVLSFRRQLDQWLRNKRFQAIHVRSIYEGFPIAQRKQELCDRLILEINGLPSIELKYRYPRVAEDSELMHKLLAQEALCLSQADQVITPSGVTKAFLVQQGVPADKIAVIPNGVDLSVFTYRAPRLSPDLQPLKMLYFGTLSAWQGVDLAIEALDLYCRDFPAVLTILGPARPQQLRSLLKLIRRLGQQDRVQILAPVNQAQLVQQMHNADVIVAPLKANDRNCIQGCCPLKILEGMASGTPVVTSDLDVVHALGRQNIHLLMGRPGSAKAIKDNLLLLRANPDLRLQLSQGARSYIERFYTWEKSNQDLIRVYKRLGIHKVTKNISPTL from the coding sequence ATGCCCGATTTTCCCCTCGCCTACATTAGTTTTGATATTGTTCCAGCCCCGAAGGGTGCCGCCGTTCATATTGAAGCGTTTACAGGTGCGATCGCAAATCAATTTGGCCCCCTCCATTTAGTCAGCGTCTCCCCAACACCAGAAGAGATCCTCTCCCACCAACGCTGGCCAGGGGTCTATCACACAGCGCTCCCGGCCCTGGGCAAAACTCTACTCGATCGCGTTCTCAGCTTTCGTCGGCAGCTTGATCAATGGCTTAGAAATAAAAGATTTCAGGCGATCCATGTGCGCTCTATTTACGAAGGTTTTCCCATCGCTCAACGTAAGCAGGAACTTTGCGATCGCCTGATCTTAGAAATTAACGGACTGCCGTCCATTGAGCTGAAGTACCGCTATCCCCGTGTCGCAGAGGATTCCGAGCTAATGCACAAGCTATTAGCTCAAGAAGCACTGTGCCTATCCCAGGCCGATCAGGTGATCACGCCCAGTGGCGTCACCAAAGCTTTTTTAGTACAGCAGGGAGTGCCCGCAGACAAAATTGCGGTGATTCCCAACGGCGTAGATTTAAGTGTCTTTACCTATCGAGCACCGCGCCTCAGCCCTGATCTTCAGCCGCTAAAGATGCTGTATTTTGGGACGCTGAGCGCTTGGCAAGGCGTTGACTTAGCCATCGAAGCACTGGATCTATATTGTCGAGATTTTCCAGCAGTGCTAACGATTTTGGGACCCGCGAGGCCACAGCAGTTGCGATCTCTGCTCAAATTAATCCGCCGCCTAGGCCAGCAGGACCGCGTTCAGATTTTAGCCCCCGTGAACCAGGCTCAGCTTGTACAGCAGATGCACAACGCTGACGTGATCGTTGCCCCACTCAAAGCCAACGATCGCAACTGCATACAAGGATGCTGTCCGCTCAAGATTCTAGAGGGCATGGCCTCCGGAACTCCAGTCGTGACAAGCGATCTAGACGTTGTTCATGCATTGGGAAGGCAAAATATACATCTACTGATGGGGCGTCCAGGCTCAGCTAAGGCGATTAAAGATAATTTGCTGCTGCTACGGGCTAATCCTGATCTGCGCCTACAGCTATCGCAAGGGGCGCGTTCTTATATCGAGAGATTTTATACGTGGGAAAAGTCCAACCAGGATCTCATTCGAGTTTACAAACGTCTAGGCATTCACAAAGTGACTAAGAACATCAGCCCCACACTTTGA
- the queG gene encoding tRNA epoxyqueuosine(34) reductase QueG produces MDFCPDLVKQQALDIGFHKVGISAVQPRDTATLQSWLAQGYQAEMAWMQDPRRQDIEQVMPGVRSVISVALNYYASQERPQGKQYAKISRYGWGRDYHRVLTKRLKAFSAWLESQGEGIRTRYYVDTGPVQDKVWAERAGLGWIGKHSNLISRDYGSWIFLGEILTNLELEPDTPHTQHCGTCTRCLEACPTQAITEPFVVDANRCIAYHTIENRSETLPQEVADNLQGWVAGCDICQDVCPWNQRFAKETDIPDFQPYPWNVGPTLAELATVSEEERDRKFPASALRRITRKMLQRNAQASLDNPVQK; encoded by the coding sequence ATGGATTTTTGCCCTGATCTGGTAAAGCAACAGGCCTTAGATATTGGCTTTCATAAGGTCGGGATTTCTGCCGTTCAGCCCCGCGACACGGCTACTCTCCAGTCCTGGTTAGCGCAGGGCTACCAAGCAGAAATGGCCTGGATGCAGGATCCGAGACGGCAGGATATTGAGCAGGTGATGCCGGGTGTGCGTTCGGTGATTTCCGTTGCCTTGAATTACTACGCGTCTCAAGAGCGTCCACAAGGAAAGCAATACGCCAAGATCTCTCGGTATGGCTGGGGGCGAGACTACCATCGAGTCTTAACGAAGCGCCTTAAGGCTTTTTCTGCATGGTTAGAATCGCAAGGTGAAGGCATCCGCACGCGTTACTACGTCGATACTGGCCCGGTGCAAGATAAGGTTTGGGCTGAACGCGCAGGTCTGGGCTGGATTGGCAAGCATAGTAACTTGATTAGCCGCGACTATGGCTCCTGGATTTTTCTGGGGGAAATTCTCACGAACCTTGAGCTAGAACCCGATACGCCCCATACTCAGCATTGCGGTACCTGCACCCGCTGCCTAGAGGCCTGCCCTACCCAAGCCATTACGGAACCCTTTGTGGTGGATGCCAATCGCTGTATTGCCTACCACACAATTGAAAATCGTTCGGAGACGCTCCCCCAAGAGGTGGCTGACAATCTGCAGGGCTGGGTGGCAGGGTGTGATATTTGCCAAGATGTTTGTCCCTGGAATCAGCGGTTTGCCAAAGAAACAGATATCCCTGACTTTCAACCCTATCCCTGGAATGTGGGGCCAACTCTGGCCGAGCTAGCAACGGTGTCGGAGGAAGAACGCGATCGCAAGTTCCCTGCTTCAGCCCTCCGTCGCATCACGCGCAAAATGCTACAGCGCAATGCCCAGGCCAGTTTAGACAACCCTGTACAAAAATAA
- a CDS encoding alpha/beta fold hydrolase: protein MTAQLAAPAISTQTWTWQGHQIHYAVQGTGQPLVLVHGFGACIGHWRKNIPVLAAAGYRVFALDLLGFGASDKPKLDYRLEIWQELLQDFWSAFIQEPAIFIGNSMGGLITLMMLAHHPDISAGGVLLNSAGGLNMNMRDDEQNVVRRILMGGINTLIASKRLGPSLFNRVRTKQRIRGSLSQVYRNPEAITDELVDMIHAAAATPGAQEAFASIMTAPAGPRPSELLPSIEKPLLVLWGENDPWAALPTADIYRLLSEEAETQVTFKTIPNTGHCPHDERPEVVNPLIIDWLSQL from the coding sequence ATGACTGCTCAACTTGCCGCACCTGCGATCTCAACCCAAACCTGGACCTGGCAGGGCCACCAGATCCACTACGCAGTTCAGGGAACTGGTCAGCCCCTCGTGTTGGTTCACGGCTTCGGTGCCTGCATTGGTCACTGGCGCAAAAATATTCCGGTATTGGCAGCGGCGGGCTACCGTGTCTTTGCCCTCGACTTACTCGGTTTCGGAGCCTCGGATAAGCCAAAGCTCGACTACAGACTAGAGATATGGCAAGAGCTGCTGCAGGACTTCTGGTCAGCGTTTATTCAAGAGCCAGCCATCTTCATTGGTAACTCAATGGGGGGGCTGATTACTTTGATGATGCTGGCACATCACCCTGACATTAGCGCTGGCGGCGTTCTCCTCAATTCTGCCGGGGGCTTGAATATGAATATGCGCGATGACGAGCAGAACGTTGTCCGGCGCATTTTAATGGGGGGCATCAATACCCTGATTGCCTCGAAGCGTCTGGGGCCATCCCTTTTCAATCGCGTACGAACCAAGCAACGCATTCGCGGTTCTCTCTCTCAGGTTTACCGCAACCCTGAAGCGATCACCGATGAGCTGGTGGATATGATCCATGCCGCTGCTGCCACACCGGGTGCCCAGGAAGCCTTTGCCTCAATCATGACGGCTCCGGCAGGTCCAAGACCTTCTGAGCTGTTGCCCAGCATCGAGAAACCGCTGCTGGTGCTTTGGGGTGAGAACGACCCTTGGGCGGCACTGCCGACCGCCGATATCTATCGCCTGCTCAGCGAAGAGGCGGAGACTCAGGTTACGTTCAAAACGATTCCAAACACCGGCCACTGCCCCCACGATGAACGCCCCGAAGTGGTGAACCCGTTAATCATCGATTGGCTCTCCCAGCTTTAA
- a CDS encoding YheT family hydrolase, with protein MYTPPLLLRNGLTMTLYIALWANRNWKATIAAPEPPYQEHVFTGAEDTPIFGIMAIPENAKGTIVGTYGITGTLDNQWYLRLLGRKAYADGYAVVLFDWRAHGKTAELSPALTSDGIFEGKDFVHIAAQAKAMGCPAPFWFTGYSLGGQLALWAVNAAETVADWGPELNIQESEMAGGAVICPSLESNRSLSYLVNAPLGKYLEGAIAKSLKQLLWQIHATHPEAIDPAAIERANSIWGFDNEIVIGRLGFDSVEDYYAATSPLYLLPKLKKPTLIVYAADDPMFDPTLVSELQHLSTENPALELVLTDHGGHVGYWNSEAGQRDSGDRDQWWAWNRILEWWQKFPVLDSQVIDVRAAKIS; from the coding sequence ATGTATACTCCGCCTCTGCTGCTCAGAAATGGTCTAACCATGACCCTGTATATTGCGCTGTGGGCAAATCGCAATTGGAAGGCCACCATCGCTGCCCCTGAGCCACCCTATCAAGAGCATGTGTTTACTGGCGCTGAAGATACCCCCATCTTTGGCATTATGGCCATTCCCGAAAACGCCAAGGGAACGATCGTGGGCACCTACGGCATCACCGGCACGCTCGACAATCAGTGGTACTTGAGGTTGCTGGGCCGCAAAGCCTATGCCGACGGTTATGCCGTGGTTCTCTTTGACTGGCGTGCCCACGGCAAAACGGCTGAACTCTCGCCCGCCTTAACCTCTGACGGGATTTTTGAAGGCAAAGACTTTGTCCATATTGCGGCGCAGGCAAAAGCGATGGGCTGTCCCGCGCCCTTCTGGTTCACAGGGTACTCACTCGGCGGGCAGTTGGCGCTGTGGGCCGTGAACGCCGCCGAGACCGTGGCTGACTGGGGGCCAGAACTAAATATCCAGGAATCTGAAATGGCGGGTGGCGCAGTGATTTGCCCCAGCTTGGAATCAAATCGCTCATTATCCTATCTGGTGAATGCACCGCTAGGTAAATATTTAGAAGGTGCGATCGCAAAATCGTTAAAGCAACTGCTATGGCAAATTCATGCCACCCATCCCGAGGCGATCGATCCCGCTGCAATTGAGCGCGCCAACAGCATTTGGGGGTTTGATAATGAGATCGTCATTGGCCGTCTAGGCTTCGATTCCGTTGAAGATTACTATGCTGCAACCAGCCCGCTCTATCTACTGCCGAAATTAAAGAAGCCAACGCTGATCGTCTATGCGGCGGATGACCCTATGTTTGACCCGACGCTCGTTTCCGAATTGCAGCACCTTAGTACCGAAAACCCAGCCTTAGAGCTGGTATTAACTGATCATGGAGGACATGTCGGCTATTGGAATAGCGAAGCAGGACAGCGCGACAGCGGAGACCGCGACCAGTGGTGGGCCTGGAACCGCATCCTTGAATGGTGGCAAAAATTCCCTGTCTTGGATTCACAAGTGATAGATGTTAGAGCTGCCAAAATATCTTAA
- a CDS encoding endonuclease domain-containing protein translates to MPNLNQSNFHLAYNPKLIARAKQLRKNMTPAEKKLWYGYLKNFKFRVLRQRPIDHFIVDFYCPSLKLVIEIDGGHHSVEKVKEYDQARTQVLEGYGLRLLRFTNQQILQGFEQVCEVIEGLIPP, encoded by the coding sequence ATGCCCAATCTCAATCAAAGCAACTTCCACCTCGCCTACAACCCCAAACTAATCGCCAGAGCCAAACAACTCCGCAAAAACATGACCCCAGCGGAAAAAAAACTCTGGTACGGCTATCTAAAAAACTTCAAATTCAGAGTTCTAAGACAACGTCCCATCGATCACTTCATCGTTGATTTTTACTGTCCCAGCCTCAAGTTAGTCATCGAAATTGACGGGGGACATCACTCTGTTGAAAAAGTGAAAGAGTATGACCAAGCCAGAACTCAGGTCTTGGAGGGTTATGGCTTGAGACTATTGAGATTTACTAATCAGCAAATTTTGCAAGGCTTTGAACAGGTCTGTGAGGTAATTGAAGGGCTGATCCCCCCTTAA
- the queC gene encoding 7-cyano-7-deazaguanine synthase QueC — translation MTERLISMKAVILLSGGLDSSTVLYRAKAEGLDCYTLSFDYQQRHRQELESAIATAKAANATEHQIINFDLRLWGGSALTDQNIDLPAHRSLDEMSEQIPVTYVPARNTIFLSFALAYAEAISAQQVHIGVNQLDYSGYPDCRPDYIQAMGEVFRLGTKQGREGQPIEIVSPLINLTKVEIIELGNQLGVPWQKTWSCYSDGGGQSPPIACGECDSCQLRLAAFAKLGLQDPLPYRSTQVKN, via the coding sequence ATTACTGAAAGATTGATATCCATGAAAGCAGTTATCTTACTCTCGGGGGGCCTCGACTCCTCTACTGTTCTCTACCGTGCTAAAGCGGAGGGGCTGGATTGCTATACGCTCTCCTTCGACTACCAGCAACGACATCGGCAGGAATTAGAAAGTGCGATCGCAACTGCAAAAGCAGCCAACGCCACCGAACACCAAATCATCAACTTCGATCTGCGGCTTTGGGGCGGTTCTGCCCTAACGGATCAAAATATTGATTTGCCAGCCCATCGTTCCTTAGATGAAATGTCCGAGCAGATCCCTGTTACCTACGTTCCGGCTCGCAATACTATTTTTCTCAGCTTTGCCCTCGCCTATGCAGAAGCGATCTCAGCTCAGCAGGTCCACATTGGTGTTAATCAGCTCGATTACTCTGGTTATCCTGACTGCCGCCCTGACTATATTCAGGCAATGGGTGAAGTCTTCCGGCTGGGGACGAAACAAGGGCGTGAAGGGCAGCCCATTGAAATCGTGTCGCCGCTCATAAACCTAACTAAAGTTGAAATCATTGAGCTAGGAAATCAGCTCGGCGTACCGTGGCAAAAAACCTGGTCCTGCTATAGCGATGGGGGTGGACAGTCCCCTCCCATTGCCTGTGGGGAGTGTGATTCTTGTCAGTTGCGGCTAGCCGCCTTTGCGAAGTTGGGCCTCCAAGATCCGCTGCCCTATCGATCGACCCAGGTAAAAAACTGA
- a CDS encoding glycosyltransferase, whose protein sequence is MTTWLIYALGGGWGHLNRAIALGCRAAQQHRVRILTNSPYASWVQEQLQANVLPVPASHLELQVLSAQVEPAETSHQVQEQILNAEFDCLIVDTFPRGLGGELVTCLPMLEIPKVLIHRVLNPDYVVAKDLVPWVAQQYDLVLVPGEKEDTCFADLPQAVITEPWVMLSHPELDPINTPQPLVIISAAGNPDELNFWGELTAKIQAAFPQVTVRCLAFQQPHNCPEECWVQHWPGMTVLQQADVIVGGAGYNTIFEAVALGIPLISLPCDRRYDDQKQRAIQWSHPVSNAEDAIATLSVLLQAPRHQNRSSRYVNGADTAVPLIAGLPAPLDG, encoded by the coding sequence ATGACCACCTGGCTCATTTATGCTCTTGGCGGTGGTTGGGGACACTTGAATCGTGCGATCGCGCTGGGTTGCAGAGCGGCACAGCAGCATCGAGTCCGCATTCTAACCAACTCTCCCTACGCAAGCTGGGTTCAAGAGCAGCTACAGGCAAATGTGCTGCCGGTCCCAGCGTCGCATTTAGAACTGCAGGTGCTATCGGCTCAGGTAGAACCGGCTGAGACTAGTCATCAGGTTCAGGAGCAGATCTTGAATGCTGAATTTGACTGTTTGATTGTTGATACTTTCCCGAGGGGGCTGGGGGGTGAACTGGTAACCTGCCTACCGATGCTCGAGATCCCTAAGGTACTGATTCACCGTGTCTTGAATCCCGACTATGTGGTTGCGAAAGATCTCGTCCCCTGGGTTGCCCAGCAATACGATTTGGTTTTAGTCCCAGGGGAGAAAGAGGACACCTGTTTTGCGGATTTGCCCCAAGCGGTCATTACTGAACCGTGGGTGATGTTGAGCCATCCAGAATTAGATCCAATCAATACACCTCAACCCTTGGTGATTATCTCTGCGGCAGGTAATCCAGACGAACTAAATTTTTGGGGAGAACTGACGGCGAAGATTCAGGCTGCGTTTCCGCAGGTGACGGTGCGCTGTTTAGCGTTTCAGCAGCCGCACAACTGCCCCGAAGAGTGTTGGGTACAGCACTGGCCGGGGATGACGGTTTTGCAGCAGGCAGATGTGATTGTGGGGGGAGCGGGCTACAACACGATTTTTGAGGCTGTTGCGTTGGGTATTCCGCTAATATCGCTTCCCTGTGATCGTCGGTATGATGATCAGAAGCAGCGGGCTATTCAGTGGTCCCATCCGGTGAGCAATGCAGAGGATGCGATTGCAACTCTGTCTGTATTGCTCCAAGCCCCGCGACATCAAAATAGATCATCAAGGTACGTGAATGGAGCCGATACAGCGGTCCCTTTGATTGCAGGTTTACCTGCGCCCCTTGATGGTTAG
- the petJ gene encoding cytochrome c6 PetJ, which produces MKKLLSIALMAMALVTVTFASPAMAADAGAGAGVFNANCAVCHMGGNNTINPAKTLKQDDLSANGKDTADAIATQVTNGNGAMPAFGSTLSASDIENVAAYVLDQAAAGWAG; this is translated from the coding sequence TTGAAAAAGCTACTATCTATTGCCCTAATGGCAATGGCACTTGTAACTGTTACTTTTGCAAGTCCTGCAATGGCGGCTGATGCTGGTGCCGGTGCTGGCGTCTTCAACGCAAATTGTGCTGTTTGCCATATGGGTGGCAACAATACGATTAACCCTGCGAAAACCTTAAAGCAGGATGACCTTTCTGCTAATGGCAAAGATACAGCAGATGCGATCGCAACTCAGGTCACCAACGGTAATGGCGCAATGCCTGCTTTTGGTAGCACTTTATCTGCTTCAGATATTGAGAACGTTGCAGCCTATGTTTTGGACCAAGCTGCAGCAGGTTGGGCTGGCTAA